From a single Columba livia isolate bColLiv1 breed racing homer chromosome 19, bColLiv1.pat.W.v2, whole genome shotgun sequence genomic region:
- the GSN gene encoding gelsolin isoform X6 has translation MGMTCFKEASLPVSMVEHAEFAKAGKEPGLQIWRIEKFDLVPVPKNLYGDFFTGDSYLVLNTIKQRNGNLQYDLHFWLGDESSQDERGAAAIFTVQMDDYLHGKAVQHREVQGHESSTFLGYFKSGIKYKAGGVASGFKHVVPNEVTVQRLLQVKGRRTVRATEVPVTWESFNTGDCFILDLGSNIYQWCGSNSNRQERLKATVLAKGIRDNERNGRARVYVSEEGAEREEMLQVLGPKPSLPPGASDDTKTDTANRRLAKLYKVSNGAGNMAVSLVADENPFSQAALGTDDCFILDHGTDGKIFVWKGKSANSEEKKAALKTASEFIDKMGYPKHTQVQVLPESGETPLFKQFFKNWRDRDQTEGLGQAYVSGHVAKIEKVPFDAATLHSSKAMAAQHGMEDDGSGRKQIWRIEGSEKVPVDPSTYGQFYGGDSYIILYNYQHAGKQGQIIYTWQGADSTQDEIATSAFLTVQLDEELGGSPVQKRVVQGKEPPHLMSMFGGKPLIVYKGGTSREGGQTAPAETRLFQVRSSTSGATRAVELDPAASQLNSNDAFVLKTPSAAYLWVGQGASDAEKSGAQELLKILGVRPVQVAEGREPANFWAALGGKAPYRTSPRLKDKKMDAHPPRLFACSNKSGRFMIEEVPGDLTQDDLATDDVMLLDTWDQVFVWIGKDAQEEEKTEALKSAKRYIETDPASRDKRTPVTVVKQGFEPPTFSGWFLGWDDDYWAVDPLQRAMADVDV, from the exons atgggGATGACTTGTTTCAAGGAGGCCTCATTA CCGGTCAGCATGGTGGAACACGCCGAGTTTGCCAAGGCTGGGAAGGAACCCGGCCTCCAGATCTGGAGGATTGAGAAATTTGATTTGGTACCAGTGCCAAAAAACCTCTATGGAGACTTCTTCACGGGAGATTCCTATCTGGTGCTGAACACCATCAAGCAGCGGAACGGGAACCTCCAGTACGACCTGCACTTCTGGCTGG GAGATGAAAGCTCTCAAGATGAGCGCGGGGCCGCTGCCATATTCACTGTCCAGATGGATGATTACCTTCACGGGAAGGCTGTTCAGCATCGTGAAGTGCAAGGCCACGAGTCCTCAACTTTCCTGGGGTACTTCAAATCCGGCATCAAGTACAAG GCTGGTGGTGTGGCTTCTGGCTTCAAACATGTGGTTCCCAATGAAGTGACCGTGCAGAGGCTTCTGCAGGTcaaaggcaggagaacagtccgaGCGACGGAGGTCCCTGTGACCTGGGAGAGCTTCAACACAGGGGACTGTTTCATCCTTGACCTGGGCAGC AACATCTATCAGTGGTGTGGCTCCAACAGCAACCGCCAAGAACGGCTGAAGGCCACTGTGCTAGCCAAGGGGATTCGGGACAACGAGCGGAATGGTCGCGCCAGGGTCTACGTCTCGGAGGAAGGAGCAGAGCGGGAGGAAATGCTTCAG GTCCTGGGACCAAAGCCCAGTTTGCCACCAGGAGCTTCCGATGACACCAAAACTGACACCGCTAACAGAAGGCTGGCTAAGCTCTATAAG GTCTCCAACGGGGCCGGGAACATGGCAGTGTCACTGGTGGCAGATGAGAACCCCTTCTCCCAGGCAGCCCTGGGTACAGATGACTGCTTCATCCTGGACCATGGCACGGACGGAAAGATCTTTGTTTGGAAAG GCAAGAGTGCCAACTCTGAAGAGAAGAAGGCAGCACTGAAAACAGCTTCTGAGTTTATTGATAAGATGGGTTATCCGAAACACACGCAG GTCCAAGTTCTCCCAGAGAGTGGTGAGACACCTTTGTTTAAGCAATTCTTCAAGAACTGGCGGGACAGGGACCAGACAGAAGGACTGGGCCAGGCTTACGTTTCTGGTCATGTTGCCAAGATTGAGAAGGTGCCTTTTGATGCCGCCACCCTGCACAGCTCCAAGGCCATGGCTGCCCAGCACGGCATGGAGGATGATGGCTCTGGCAGGAAACAG ATTTGGAGAATAGAAGGCTCAGAGAAAGTGCCAGTGGATCCTTCAACATATGGCCAGTTCTATGGAGGGGACAGCTATATTATCTTGTACAATTACCAGCATGCTGGAAAACAGGGACAGATTATTTACACTTG GCAAGGAGCCGATTCAACTCAGGATGAAATTGCAACCTCTGCTTTCCTCACAGTCCAGCTGGATGAGGAGCTGGGAGGCAGCCCTGTGCAg aaACGAGTGGTGCAAGGAAAAGAGCCACCTCATCTGATGAGTATGTTTGGTGGAAAGCCCTTGATTGTTTACAAGGGTGGAACGTCTAGGGAAGGAGGGCAGACGGCACCCGCAGAAACGCGGCTGTTCCAGGTCCGATCCAGCACCTCGGGAGCTACCAGAGCCGTGGAG ctggatccTGCTGCCAGTCAGCTGAACTCCAATGATGCCTTTGTCCTGAAAACTCCCTCCGCTGCTTACCTTTGGGTCGGCCAAGGAGCCAGCGATGCTGAGAAATCAGGAGCACAAGAGCTGCTGAAGATACTGGGAGTTCGCCCCGTGCAGGTTGCTGAGGGCAGAGAGCCAG ctAATTTCTGGGCAGCTTTGGGTGGAAAAGCTCCCTACCGTACCTCTCCCCGGCTGAAGGACAAGAAGATGGATGCTCACCCCCCTCGTCTTTTTGCATGTTCCAACAAGAGCGGCCGCTTCATG ATTGAAGAAGTTCCCGGAGATCTGACTCAGGACGACCTCGCTACAGATGATGTTATGCTCCTTGACACATGGGACCAG GTCTTTGTATGGATTGGGAAAGATGcccaagaagaagaaaagactgaGGCTTTGAAATCGG CTAAACGGTACATTGAAACGGATCCGGCCAGCCGGGATAAGAGGACTCCGGTCACGGTCGTTAAGCAGGGCTTTGAGCCGCCAACCTTCTCCGGCTGGTTCCTGGGCTGGGACGATGACTACTGGGCTGTGGATCCTCTACAGAGAGCAATGGCAGATGTGGATGTCTAA
- the GSN gene encoding gelsolin isoform X2 — translation MVALGPGRWGGHGRDRHRLGLLRQQPPAPAPAPARAPPAATGSPAPWRRAAGLWRREPPLGLHGPARPCPARPCPAPLPAAASILRAPAQPVSMVEHAEFAKAGKEPGLQIWRIEKFDLVPVPKNLYGDFFTGDSYLVLNTIKQRNGNLQYDLHFWLGDESSQDERGAAAIFTVQMDDYLHGKAVQHREVQGHESSTFLGYFKSGIKYKAGGVASGFKHVVPNEVTVQRLLQVKGRRTVRATEVPVTWESFNTGDCFILDLGSNIYQWCGSNSNRQERLKATVLAKGIRDNERNGRARVYVSEEGAEREEMLQVLGPKPSLPPGASDDTKTDTANRRLAKLYKVSNGAGNMAVSLVADENPFSQAALGTDDCFILDHGTDGKIFVWKGKSANSEEKKAALKTASEFIDKMGYPKHTQVQVLPESGETPLFKQFFKNWRDRDQTEGLGQAYVSGHVAKIEKVPFDAATLHSSKAMAAQHGMEDDGSGRKQIWRIEGSEKVPVDPSTYGQFYGGDSYIILYNYQHAGKQGQIIYTWQGADSTQDEIATSAFLTVQLDEELGGSPVQKRVVQGKEPPHLMSMFGGKPLIVYKGGTSREGGQTAPAETRLFQVRSSTSGATRAVELDPAASQLNSNDAFVLKTPSAAYLWVGQGASDAEKSGAQELLKILGVRPVQVAEGREPANFWAALGGKAPYRTSPRLKDKKMDAHPPRLFACSNKSGRFMIEEVPGDLTQDDLATDDVMLLDTWDQVFVWIGKDAQEEEKTEALKSAKRYIETDPASRDKRTPVTVVKQGFEPPTFSGWFLGWDDDYWAVDPLQRAMADVDV, via the exons ATGGTGGCTCTCGGGCCTGGGCGCTGGGGAGGTCACGGGCGGGACCGGCATCGCCTCGGGCTTCTCCGCCAAcagcccccggccccggccccggccccggcccgggcCCCGCCGGCCGCTACCGGCAGCCCTGCCCCctggcggcgggcggcggggctgtGGCGGCGGGAGCCGCCCCTGGGGCTGCACGGTCCCGCccggccctgccctgcccggccctgcccggccccgctcccggcAGCTGCTTCTATCCTGCGAGCGCCAGCACAG CCGGTCAGCATGGTGGAACACGCCGAGTTTGCCAAGGCTGGGAAGGAACCCGGCCTCCAGATCTGGAGGATTGAGAAATTTGATTTGGTACCAGTGCCAAAAAACCTCTATGGAGACTTCTTCACGGGAGATTCCTATCTGGTGCTGAACACCATCAAGCAGCGGAACGGGAACCTCCAGTACGACCTGCACTTCTGGCTGG GAGATGAAAGCTCTCAAGATGAGCGCGGGGCCGCTGCCATATTCACTGTCCAGATGGATGATTACCTTCACGGGAAGGCTGTTCAGCATCGTGAAGTGCAAGGCCACGAGTCCTCAACTTTCCTGGGGTACTTCAAATCCGGCATCAAGTACAAG GCTGGTGGTGTGGCTTCTGGCTTCAAACATGTGGTTCCCAATGAAGTGACCGTGCAGAGGCTTCTGCAGGTcaaaggcaggagaacagtccgaGCGACGGAGGTCCCTGTGACCTGGGAGAGCTTCAACACAGGGGACTGTTTCATCCTTGACCTGGGCAGC AACATCTATCAGTGGTGTGGCTCCAACAGCAACCGCCAAGAACGGCTGAAGGCCACTGTGCTAGCCAAGGGGATTCGGGACAACGAGCGGAATGGTCGCGCCAGGGTCTACGTCTCGGAGGAAGGAGCAGAGCGGGAGGAAATGCTTCAG GTCCTGGGACCAAAGCCCAGTTTGCCACCAGGAGCTTCCGATGACACCAAAACTGACACCGCTAACAGAAGGCTGGCTAAGCTCTATAAG GTCTCCAACGGGGCCGGGAACATGGCAGTGTCACTGGTGGCAGATGAGAACCCCTTCTCCCAGGCAGCCCTGGGTACAGATGACTGCTTCATCCTGGACCATGGCACGGACGGAAAGATCTTTGTTTGGAAAG GCAAGAGTGCCAACTCTGAAGAGAAGAAGGCAGCACTGAAAACAGCTTCTGAGTTTATTGATAAGATGGGTTATCCGAAACACACGCAG GTCCAAGTTCTCCCAGAGAGTGGTGAGACACCTTTGTTTAAGCAATTCTTCAAGAACTGGCGGGACAGGGACCAGACAGAAGGACTGGGCCAGGCTTACGTTTCTGGTCATGTTGCCAAGATTGAGAAGGTGCCTTTTGATGCCGCCACCCTGCACAGCTCCAAGGCCATGGCTGCCCAGCACGGCATGGAGGATGATGGCTCTGGCAGGAAACAG ATTTGGAGAATAGAAGGCTCAGAGAAAGTGCCAGTGGATCCTTCAACATATGGCCAGTTCTATGGAGGGGACAGCTATATTATCTTGTACAATTACCAGCATGCTGGAAAACAGGGACAGATTATTTACACTTG GCAAGGAGCCGATTCAACTCAGGATGAAATTGCAACCTCTGCTTTCCTCACAGTCCAGCTGGATGAGGAGCTGGGAGGCAGCCCTGTGCAg aaACGAGTGGTGCAAGGAAAAGAGCCACCTCATCTGATGAGTATGTTTGGTGGAAAGCCCTTGATTGTTTACAAGGGTGGAACGTCTAGGGAAGGAGGGCAGACGGCACCCGCAGAAACGCGGCTGTTCCAGGTCCGATCCAGCACCTCGGGAGCTACCAGAGCCGTGGAG ctggatccTGCTGCCAGTCAGCTGAACTCCAATGATGCCTTTGTCCTGAAAACTCCCTCCGCTGCTTACCTTTGGGTCGGCCAAGGAGCCAGCGATGCTGAGAAATCAGGAGCACAAGAGCTGCTGAAGATACTGGGAGTTCGCCCCGTGCAGGTTGCTGAGGGCAGAGAGCCAG ctAATTTCTGGGCAGCTTTGGGTGGAAAAGCTCCCTACCGTACCTCTCCCCGGCTGAAGGACAAGAAGATGGATGCTCACCCCCCTCGTCTTTTTGCATGTTCCAACAAGAGCGGCCGCTTCATG ATTGAAGAAGTTCCCGGAGATCTGACTCAGGACGACCTCGCTACAGATGATGTTATGCTCCTTGACACATGGGACCAG GTCTTTGTATGGATTGGGAAAGATGcccaagaagaagaaaagactgaGGCTTTGAAATCGG CTAAACGGTACATTGAAACGGATCCGGCCAGCCGGGATAAGAGGACTCCGGTCACGGTCGTTAAGCAGGGCTTTGAGCCGCCAACCTTCTCCGGCTGGTTCCTGGGCTGGGACGATGACTACTGGGCTGTGGATCCTCTACAGAGAGCAATGGCAGATGTGGATGTCTAA